The Eggerthella guodeyinii sequence GTGGCCGAGGTGCGCAAGCTGTTCTCGGCGTAGGGGAAAGGCGCCCCGGCCGCGGCGCGGTCGCGGCCGGCGCTATCGCCGCGCCATGTAGTAGCCGGCGCCGGCGACCGCGTCCCTGATCTCCTCGGCGTCCAGCGGCCGCTTCGACAGCACGTGCGCCGACCCCGCGTCCACGTCGACGCGGGCCCAGGTGTCCCCGAGCGCGTTCAGGGCGTTCTCCACCGCGTTCGCGCAGGCGGGACACGTCATGCCGCCCACCTGCACGTCCTGGACGTACGGGTAGTGCGCCTCGTCCGTGTCGGCCACGCGCACGCGCTTCGCCTTCGCGCCGCCGCCCCCGCAGCAGTCCGATGTGCCGAAGAACACCCTGAACATGCGCCGACAGGCGAACACGACGATGACGAGGATGAGGACCAGGACGATGGCGGTCGATGCGTTCATGGCAGCGTCCTTTCGCGACGGGCGGGCGGTGGCGGGCGGAGCGGCGGCGACGCGACCGAGAGGCGTCGCGCGCCAGCCCCGCCAATAGTTACATACAGCTAACTTAATTGTAGCACCGAAGCCCGCTCGCGCAAGAGGTCTCCCGCGCCGCGCGCCCCTATCCCTCCAAGGGACCGGGGATGCAGATGCTCCTGCCGCCGATGCGCTCGACGTTCACCTCGATGCCGTAGAGGGCGCCCATGCTGTCGGGGGTGATCACCTCGCGCGCGGGTCCCGCGCACGTGATGCGGCCCTCCCCCATGACCGCCGTCGTGCCGCCCAGCTCAAGGGCGTGGTCGGGAAAGTGCGTGGTCATGATGACGCCCATGCCCTGGGCGCACAGCTGCTCCACCAGCTTGACGAAGCGGTACTGGTTGCCGAAATCGAGGTGCGCCGTCGGCTCGTCCAGCACGAGCACGTCGGGCTCCTGGGCCAGCGCCGAGGCGATCATCACCAGCTGGCGCTCGCCTCCCGATATCTGCGTGTACGGCTTGTCGCGCAGATGCGCGATGCCGAGGAAGTCCAGCTTCTCGAGCGCGCACGCCTCGTCCGCCGCGCCGGGCGTGGAGAACCGCCCGATGATGGACGTGCGCCCCATGGTCACCACGTCGATGACCGGGTACTCGAAGGCCGGCACGTGCGTTTGGGGGATGTAGGCCACGAGGCGCGCCAGGTCGCGCATCGCGTACGAGCCCACGGGCCTGCCGTCGATGCGCACCTCGCCGCCGGTGGGCTTGAACGCCCCGATGACGCACTGCAAAAGCGTGCTCTTCCCCGTCCCGTTCGATCCGAGGATGCACAGCGCCTCGGGTGATTCGTACGTCAGCGACAGCCCGTCGATCACCGAGCGCCCGCCGCCGTCGTAGGAGAACTTCAGGTTGTCGATGTCGAGACGCATTACCACGCAACCTTTCTCCGGTAGATGAAGTACAGGAACATGGGCACGCCGATGATGCCCGTGATCACCCCGATGGGTATCTCGAACGCGGAAACCGTGCGGCACAGGTCGTCGATGGCGATGAGGTAGCACATGCCCAGCGAGATGGAGGCCGGCAGCAACCGCCGGAAATCGGGCCCCACCAGCATGCGCGCCAGATGCGGCACCACGATGCCCACCCAGCCGATGATGCCCGAGATGCTCACCGTGAGCGCGGTCACCACCGAGCACGACGCGATGATGATGCCGCGGTCGCGCCCTACGTCGATGCCGAACGAGCGCGCCTCCGCGTCGCCCAGGCTCAGCACGTTCGCCTTCCAGCGGAACAGGAACAGCACGGCCATGAACACGAGGTACAGCGGTAGCACGGCCAAAAGGGCGTCGTAGCCCACGCCCGACAGCGACCCCATGAGCCAGTAGACGATCTGCGGCAGCTTCTCGGTGGGGTCGGCCACGAACTTGAGCAGCGACACGAGCGACGAGAACAGCGACCCGATGAGCATGCCCGACAGGATGAGCGTCACCGTGGACGCGCGCCCGCGCGCCACGATGGCGAAGGCCAGCGCCACGGCCGCCAGGCCGAACGCGATGGCCCCCAGCTGCGTGCCGAAGCCCGACAGCCCCAGCACGATGGCCAGCGCCGCGCCGAATCCGGCGCCGTTCGACACGCCGAGGGTGTCGGGCGCGGCAAGCGGATTCTTGAACAGCCCTTGGAACAGGGCGCCCGTGGCCGACAGCCCCGCGCCCACCATGGCGGCGGCCAGCACGCGCGGCATGCGCACCTCCCACACGAGGTTCGCCGCCATCGCGTCCACGCCGGCGTCCTGCCCGGTGACCCGCGCGACGATGATCTGGCACACTTCGAGCGGGCTGATGGCATAGGCGCCCAGCGCGAGCGACCCCACCGCGAAGACGAGCGGCAGCGCGACGAGCACCGCCACCGTCACCGCGTCGAGGCCGCGCCGGGCCGTGGCCTTCGCGTCGCCCATCGCCTACACGGTGCCCGTGAACTCGACGCCGTAGAAGTCGCGGTAGAAGCGCTCCGCGTACTCGCGCACCGTGTCGGCGCTCACCTTCTCCGGGTAGAACTGGTTCGCCAGCCACAGTTCGCCCAGCGCGATGGAATCGGTATCGGGGTTGCCCCACGGCTTCGTCCAATACGGGGCCAACAGCACCTTGCCGTTTTTCACCGCCTGGAGCTCTTGGTACTTCGCGTCGGCCGTGATGGTATCGTACACGTCCATGTAGCGGTCCTGCACGATGATGACCTCGGGATCCCACGAAGCCAGCATCTCGAACGTGTAGGGTTTGTAGCCCTGGATGTCCTCGGCGGCCACGTTCACCGCGCCGGCGCGCAGAAGCTGGCAGCCCACGTACTTGTCGTTGCCGTAGGTCTGCTCCTTCGTGTTGGCCACGAACACGCGGATGCGGTCGGCGTCGTCCATCTGGCCGATGGCCTCGTCCACGATGGCGCGGCTCTCCAGGCACATCTTCCAGATGTCGCCGGCTTTCTGGTCGGCGCCGGTCAGGCGGCCCAGCGTGGAGATGGCCCACTGGCAGCCCTCCGTGTAAGCCGCATCGGCGTCGGCGAGGCGCGGGTTCTGCGCCTCGGCCTGCTTGCCCTCGCCGCGCAGCGACACCACGACCACGGGGATGCCCAGCTCGGACACCTGCTTCATCGCGTCGGGGTCGGCCTGCGACGCGGCGATCACCACGTCGGGCTTGAGCGCGGCGATGGCCTCGACGCTCCAATCGGTCAAGTCTCCCGGGGTGGGCAGGTCGTCGATGCCGGGGAACACGTCGCGCATGTACGCGCCCAGGTCGCCCTCCCAGTTCTTCTCGGTGCCCACCACCTTGTCCTGCATGCCCAGCTGGGCCAACATGTCGAGCGAGTGGTGCTGCATGACCACCATGCGCTGCACCGGCACGCTGACCGTCACCGTGGTGCCTGCCTGGTCCTCGAAGGTCCAATCCTCCTGCGATACGGGCTCGGTCGCCTTCGCCGCCCCTTCGGCGTCGCCGCCGTCGGCGACGGGCGCCTCGTCCTGCGGTGCGGACGAGCAGCCGGCGAGGCCGAAGGCCGCCACGCTGCCGATACCCACGAGCGTGCCCTTCAGAAATGTGCGGCGCGAGAACAATTCCATGGTCTTCCTGCTTTCGTTGCGAATTCCCTACCCTCTATACGTTCAGCCGGCTTTCCCCGGTCGAGCGGCCCTGCACTACTTTCGCGCGCTGACGATGAACAGCGCGGCGCGTTCCTGCGCGCTCGCCTGCGCGGAGAAGCGATCGGCGGCCTCGATGCCCAGCAGCCGCTCCGCGTCCTGGAAGCACCGCACCTCGGACGCGCCCAACTCGAGCAGCGTCGCCAGGTCCCACGCCGGCCGCTGCGCGCGCGTGACGGGCAGGTCGGCGGCGATGGCGTTGCGCTCGCGCAGCTGCGCGGCGCTCTGCGTGGGATGCACGGGCTCGTCCCCCGCCTCGGCGGCCGCGTTGAAGGCCCGCCCGTAGTTCGCGTCGATGTTGACGAGCACGCCGCCCGGCCTGAGCGCTCGGAGGACGCCCGCGTAGGCGGCGGCCGCGTCGGGCAGCACCCACAGCACGTTGCGCGAGACGGCGAAGTCGAAGGAGGCCTCGTCGAAATCGAGGCGCTGGACGTCGGCCTGCTGGAACGCGATGGACGTCGCGCCCGCCCGCGCGGCGTTGCGCGCCGCCTCGGCCAGCATGTCTTCGGAGAAGTCGACGGCCGTCACGTCGCATCCCAGCTCGGCCAGGATGAGCGACATGAAGCCCGAGCCGCACCCTGCGTCGAGCGCGCGCGGAGGCCGCCCCTCGACGCAGGGCATGAGGTCGCGCAGGAGCGCGCGGAAGGCGTCGCGCAGCGCCTCGTGGCGCGACGCGTCGTGCAGCGCCGAGTACTCCTCCGCCCGCTGCGACCAGTACGCGTGCGAGCGTTCGAGAAGCGCGGACTCCGGCACCGAACCGTCCATGGCCTTCCTTTCGCCTGTATCGAGAATATTTTCCCTATAAAATATTCTCGAAGAGTATAGCGTGGTGCAGACGAAGTCAACAGGAAGGTAACGAACGGACGGGATGCGCGCGGCATGCGGCGCTTCGAGGGCACGCGGAGAAGCGCTCGACCCCTTGCGGACCCGGGCGCTTCTCCGCGTGCGCAGCCGTCGCCGAGCGCAAAAAAGCGCCGCGACGGCATCCCCGTCGCAGCGCTCGCGATCGCATCTTTCGGCCGAGCGGCCGGCGACGCTCCTTACAGCTTGCCCACCAGGTCGATGCCCGGGTGCAGCACCTCGGCGCCCGGCACCCAGCCGGCGGGGCACACCGAGTCGCCGTGCTCGGCCACGAACTGGCTGGCCTGCACGCGGCGCAGCAGCTCGGCGGCGTTGCGGCCGATGTTGC is a genomic window containing:
- a CDS encoding heavy-metal-associated domain-containing protein, with the translated sequence MNASTAIVLVLILVIVVFACRRMFRVFFGTSDCCGGGGAKAKRVRVADTDEAHYPYVQDVQVGGMTCPACANAVENALNALGDTWARVDVDAGSAHVLSKRPLDAEEIRDAVAGAGYYMARR
- a CDS encoding ABC transporter ATP-binding protein translates to MRLDIDNLKFSYDGGGRSVIDGLSLTYESPEALCILGSNGTGKSTLLQCVIGAFKPTGGEVRIDGRPVGSYAMRDLARLVAYIPQTHVPAFEYPVIDVVTMGRTSIIGRFSTPGAADEACALEKLDFLGIAHLRDKPYTQISGGERQLVMIASALAQEPDVLVLDEPTAHLDFGNQYRFVKLVEQLCAQGMGVIMTTHFPDHALELGGTTAVMGEGRITCAGPAREVITPDSMGALYGIEVNVERIGGRSICIPGPLEG
- a CDS encoding FecCD family ABC transporter permease, translated to MGDAKATARRGLDAVTVAVLVALPLVFAVGSLALGAYAISPLEVCQIIVARVTGQDAGVDAMAANLVWEVRMPRVLAAAMVGAGLSATGALFQGLFKNPLAAPDTLGVSNGAGFGAALAIVLGLSGFGTQLGAIAFGLAAVALAFAIVARGRASTVTLILSGMLIGSLFSSLVSLLKFVADPTEKLPQIVYWLMGSLSGVGYDALLAVLPLYLVFMAVLFLFRWKANVLSLGDAEARSFGIDVGRDRGIIIASCSVVTALTVSISGIIGWVGIVVPHLARMLVGPDFRRLLPASISLGMCYLIAIDDLCRTVSAFEIPIGVITGIIGVPMFLYFIYRRKVAW
- a CDS encoding ABC transporter substrate-binding protein; the protein is MELFSRRTFLKGTLVGIGSVAAFGLAGCSSAPQDEAPVADGGDAEGAAKATEPVSQEDWTFEDQAGTTVTVSVPVQRMVVMQHHSLDMLAQLGMQDKVVGTEKNWEGDLGAYMRDVFPGIDDLPTPGDLTDWSVEAIAALKPDVVIAASQADPDAMKQVSELGIPVVVVSLRGEGKQAEAQNPRLADADAAYTEGCQWAISTLGRLTGADQKAGDIWKMCLESRAIVDEAIGQMDDADRIRVFVANTKEQTYGNDKYVGCQLLRAGAVNVAAEDIQGYKPYTFEMLASWDPEVIIVQDRYMDVYDTITADAKYQELQAVKNGKVLLAPYWTKPWGNPDTDSIALGELWLANQFYPEKVSADTVREYAERFYRDFYGVEFTGTV
- a CDS encoding class I SAM-dependent methyltransferase codes for the protein MDGSVPESALLERSHAYWSQRAEEYSALHDASRHEALRDAFRALLRDLMPCVEGRPPRALDAGCGSGFMSLILAELGCDVTAVDFSEDMLAEAARNAARAGATSIAFQQADVQRLDFDEASFDFAVSRNVLWVLPDAAAAYAGVLRALRPGGVLVNIDANYGRAFNAAAEAGDEPVHPTQSAAQLRERNAIAADLPVTRAQRPAWDLATLLELGASEVRCFQDAERLLGIEAADRFSAQASAQERAALFIVSARK